The proteins below come from a single Cannabis sativa cultivar Pink pepper isolate KNU-18-1 chromosome 3, ASM2916894v1, whole genome shotgun sequence genomic window:
- the LOC133036259 gene encoding uncharacterized protein LOC133036259: MGKVRFPVTLCLDTPQSTFKYCIFVVVDCPTAYNDILGRPGLVDFGAISSIRHLCLKFPTQEAGVGTVRGNQGETRQCYNIATHLSVLVVRGDNEPRLMEEDELDPRVGTETTVEPMEDNEEVKVCDLDFSKVLRLGKNLEPEERSKIIKALKEAIYVSAWCQGDMTSISPHVITHVLNVNPNMTPVCIDFIDLNKACPKEFFPLPRIDQMVDATSRFKLMSFMDAYSRYNKIKMHVADQECTSFRTDKGVYSYLVMLRIKKHLCNLSKNGELDV; the protein is encoded by the exons atggggaaAGTGAGATTCCCTGTCACCCTGTGCCTGGATACCCCACAGAGCACTTTCAAATACTGCATCTTCGTTGTAGTGGATTGTCCAACAGCGTACAACGACATCCTTGGCCGGCCTGGCTTGGTCGATTTCGGAGCAATCTCCTCCATTCGGCACTTATGCCTCAAATTCCCTACTCAGGAAGCCGGAGTGGGGACAGTGAGGGGAAACCAGGGAGAGACAAGGCAATGCTACAACATCGCAACACACTTGTCAGTACTAGTAGTGCGTGGGGACAATGAACCAAGATTGatggaagaagatgagttggatccccgcgTGGGGACAGAAACAACTGTGGAACCTATGGAGGACAATGAGGAAGTAaaagtgtgcgacctcgacttcAGCAAGGTCCTCCGTTTAGGAAAAAACCTAGAGCCGGAGGAAAGAAGCAAAATTATCAAAGCACTAAAGGAAGCCATATATGTTTCCGCGTGGTGCCAAGGGGATATGACTAGCATAAGCCCCCACGTGATTACCCATGTCTTAAATGTTAACCCAAACATGACGCCG gtttgtatagacttcatcGATCTCAACAAGGCTTGCCCAAAAGAATTCTTccctttacctcgaattgaccaaatggtggacgccacctcaAGATTTAAGCTGatgtccttcatggacgcctactcTAGATACAACAAGATCAAGATGCATGTCGCAGATCAAGAATgtactagcttcaggaccgacaaAGGGGTATACTCTTACTTGGTTATGCTTCGGATTAAAAAGCACTTGTGCAACTTATCAAAGAATGGTGAGctggatgtttaa